The following coding sequences are from one Sphingobium sp. Cam5-1 window:
- a CDS encoding DUF962 domain-containing protein, with product MRDVAAFSDFWPYYLQEHARPATRAMHYAGTSAVVLLLGLMPLTGRWWLLPALPVAGYGFAWVAHALIEGNQPATFRHPLWSLRADFRMWFRFLTGRMRRDLAHAGVRPDGSIDPAKRLNL from the coding sequence ATGCGCGATGTCGCGGCGTTCAGTGATTTCTGGCCTTATTATCTTCAGGAACATGCACGCCCCGCGACAAGGGCGATGCACTATGCGGGAACCAGCGCCGTTGTCCTGCTGCTCGGCCTGATGCCGTTGACTGGCCGCTGGTGGCTGCTTCCGGCCTTGCCTGTCGCCGGTTACGGCTTCGCTTGGGTGGCGCACGCTCTTATCGAAGGCAACCAGCCCGCGACCTTTCGTCATCCCCTCTGGTCCCTGCGCGCCGATTTCCGCATGTGGTTCCGCTTCCTCACGGGGCGCATGCGCCGCGATCTCGCCCACGCAGGCGTCCGCCCCGACGGATCGATCGACCCCGCCAAGCGCCTCAACCTCTAA
- the ung gene encoding uracil-DNA glycosylase — MTATIKLDESWRAPLREEFDRPYMQGLKTFLEEEKRQGKRIFPKGSEYFRALDLTPLGHVKAVILGQDPYHGEGQAHGLCFSVQPGVRTPPSLKNIYKELKSDLGIDAPRHGFLEHWARQGVLLLNSVLSVEMGRAASHQKRGWEEFTDAIIRLVNGQEEPVVFLLWGAYAQRKAAFVDQARHLVLKAAHPSPLSAHNGFLGCRHFSQANAFLEVKGRGAIDWALPECGV, encoded by the coding sequence ATGACCGCAACGATCAAACTCGACGAAAGCTGGCGCGCCCCGCTGCGCGAGGAATTCGACCGCCCCTATATGCAGGGACTCAAGACGTTTCTGGAAGAGGAGAAGCGGCAGGGAAAACGCATATTTCCCAAGGGGAGCGAATATTTCCGCGCGCTGGACCTGACGCCGCTCGGCCATGTGAAGGCGGTGATATTGGGGCAGGACCCCTATCATGGCGAGGGGCAGGCGCATGGGCTGTGCTTCAGCGTGCAGCCGGGGGTGCGGACGCCGCCGTCGCTCAAGAATATCTACAAGGAGCTGAAGAGCGACCTGGGCATAGACGCGCCGCGTCATGGGTTTCTGGAGCATTGGGCGCGGCAGGGCGTGCTGTTGTTGAACAGTGTGCTGTCGGTCGAGATGGGGCGCGCTGCGTCACACCAGAAGCGCGGCTGGGAAGAATTTACCGATGCGATCATTCGGCTGGTCAACGGCCAGGAGGAGCCGGTCGTGTTCCTGCTGTGGGGTGCTTATGCACAGCGGAAGGCGGCGTTTGTGGATCAGGCGCGGCATCTGGTGTTGAAGGCGGCGCATCCCTCTCCGCTGTCGGCGCATAACGGGTTTTTGGGGTGTCGGCATTTCTCGCAGGCTAATGCCTTTTTGGAGGTGAAGGGACGTGGGGCGATTGATTGGGCTTTGCCCGAATGTGGGGTTTGA
- a CDS encoding spermidine synthase, translating to MTPRILIDTAAVPGGQELKLYSRGGDHMIVLDRNELMSSRMSGSEKALAVMSLERLKGRKAPHLLIGGYGMGFTLRAALAGMGQDGRATVVELVPKIIEWARGPMVELAAGCLDDPRVTLIESDVAVEIAAGQQRYDAILLDVDNGPDGLTAPANDRLYSSAGLSTAKAALKPGGILAIWSAAPDAAFTRRLRDAGFLVDEVAVKARDNGKGPRHVIWFAQKR from the coding sequence GTGACCCCTCGCATACTCATCGACACCGCCGCCGTGCCGGGCGGACAGGAACTGAAACTCTATAGCCGGGGCGGCGATCACATGATCGTTCTCGACCGCAACGAGCTGATGAGCAGCCGCATGAGCGGTTCGGAAAAGGCGCTAGCCGTCATGTCGCTTGAGCGTCTGAAGGGCCGAAAGGCGCCGCATCTCCTGATCGGCGGTTACGGCATGGGCTTCACACTGCGCGCGGCGCTTGCGGGCATGGGGCAGGACGGCCGCGCCACGGTGGTCGAACTGGTGCCCAAGATCATCGAATGGGCACGGGGTCCGATGGTGGAACTGGCGGCAGGTTGCCTGGACGACCCGCGAGTCACCCTGATCGAAAGCGATGTCGCGGTAGAGATCGCCGCAGGCCAGCAACGCTATGACGCGATCCTCCTCGACGTAGACAACGGCCCCGACGGTCTCACCGCGCCCGCCAACGACCGGCTCTATTCCTCTGCTGGCCTCTCCACCGCCAAGGCCGCGCTGAAGCCCGGCGGCATCCTCGCCATCTGGTCCGCCGCCCCCGACGCCGCCTTCACCCGCCGCCTCCGTGACGCGGGCTTTCTGGTCGATGAGGTAGCGGTCAAAGCCCGCGACAATGGCAAAGGCCCCCGCCACGTCATCTGGTTCGCCCAAAAACGCTGA
- a CDS encoding phospholipase D-like domain-containing protein has protein sequence MATNRQSPAKSDEAGIGLSIRGHRLDVIEHGPALRETLIGLIDGARDSLKLYYYIFAADESGRMVLDRLIAARGRGVAVTLMIDAFGSADTPVAFFDPLIKAGGRFGRFGARRSTRYLIRNHQKMTIADDRRLLLGGFNVEDGYFGLPDEDAWVDLGLLIDGPQVAAMTNWYGQLWRWVSTKKQRFRTLRRMVRHWHPSLHHDPDDPMRWLIGGPTRRLSPWAQVVKHDLEHARRVDMVAAYFSPGRGMLKRIARAARREGARLILPSRSDNGATVAAARLLYGPLLRRGVEIWEYQKRKLHMKLIVIDDAVFIGSANFDMRSLFLNLEIMLRIEDKALADEARDFISRRAEESRQITLERYKAQRGVLTLVKQWISYFLVGVVDYTVTRRLNFRNPDAD, from the coding sequence ATGGCGACCAACCGGCAGTCCCCAGCGAAGAGCGACGAGGCCGGGATCGGCCTGTCCATCCGGGGGCACCGGCTGGACGTGATCGAACATGGCCCCGCCCTGCGAGAGACGCTGATCGGCCTGATCGATGGGGCGCGGGACAGCCTGAAGCTTTATTATTACATCTTCGCCGCCGATGAGAGCGGGCGGATGGTGCTGGACCGGCTGATCGCGGCCCGAGGGCGCGGCGTTGCCGTGACGTTGATGATCGATGCGTTCGGATCGGCCGACACGCCCGTCGCCTTCTTCGACCCGCTGATCAAGGCGGGGGGACGGTTTGGCCGATTCGGCGCGCGGCGGTCGACCCGCTATCTGATCCGCAACCATCAGAAGATGACCATTGCGGATGATCGGCGGCTGCTGCTGGGTGGGTTCAATGTGGAGGATGGCTATTTCGGATTGCCCGATGAGGATGCCTGGGTGGACCTGGGCCTTCTGATCGACGGGCCGCAGGTCGCGGCGATGACCAACTGGTATGGGCAGCTGTGGCGGTGGGTATCGACCAAAAAACAGCGTTTCCGCACGTTGCGGCGGATGGTGCGGCATTGGCATCCGTCGCTGCACCATGACCCGGATGATCCGATGCGATGGCTGATCGGCGGGCCGACCCGGCGCTTAAGCCCCTGGGCGCAGGTGGTGAAGCATGACCTGGAACATGCCCGGCGGGTGGACATGGTGGCCGCTTATTTTTCGCCAGGACGCGGCATGTTGAAGCGCATTGCGCGCGCGGCGCGGCGGGAGGGTGCGCGGCTGATCCTGCCGTCCCGGTCGGACAACGGCGCGACGGTGGCGGCGGCGCGGCTGCTGTATGGACCACTGCTGCGGCGCGGGGTGGAGATATGGGAATATCAGAAGCGCAAGCTGCACATGAAGCTGATCGTCATCGATGACGCGGTCTTCATCGGATCGGCCAATTTCGACATGCGCAGCCTGTTCCTGAATCTGGAGATCATGCTGCGGATCGAGGATAAGGCGCTGGCGGACGAAGCGAGGGACTTCATCAGCCGTCGCGCAGAGGAAAGCCGACAGATCACGCTAGAACGATACAAGGCGCAGCGCGGGGTGCTGACTTTGGTGAAGCAGTGGATCAGCTATTTTCTGGTGGGGGTGGTGGATTACACCGTCACCCGGCGGTTGAACTTTCGCAATCCGGACGCGGATTAA
- a CDS encoding GNAT family N-acetyltransferase — protein sequence MALTAHFSPLPDLAALAPRWQALEAASDASFFLGWTWTSSWLESYAVRPDLLSVTDGEGRDVALALTGHAMQPRLLGRCATLSLNQSGDPAADRPYVEYNGLLAKRGLETESAQAFHTALQRRTDWRALRLSGITPGSPLLGLRTHRATRLDRSPVYQADLEAIRAANGDYLSLLSANTRSQIRRAIKDHNGLPTVTAATADEAATWLEEMRALNEGRHDDNAWEDPAFRRFLQTLTRKGIPSGEVELLRFTDEGGPVGLLVNFIHRGQALNYQSAFATPRTAKDKPGFLCHTAAVAHYAERGLTLYSLLAGKDRYKQSLATREEALEWWVLERFSPALEAEALLRRLLKRPASA from the coding sequence ATGGCCCTTACCGCCCACTTCTCCCCCTTGCCCGATCTCGCCGCGCTGGCCCCGCGCTGGCAAGCGCTTGAGGCAGCATCGGACGCCTCCTTCTTCCTGGGCTGGACCTGGACCAGCAGTTGGCTCGAAAGCTACGCCGTCCGCCCCGACCTGCTGAGCGTCACGGACGGAGAGGGCAGGGACGTCGCCCTCGCACTCACAGGCCACGCGATGCAGCCACGGCTGCTCGGCCGCTGCGCCACCCTCTCGCTCAACCAGTCGGGCGATCCCGCCGCCGACCGGCCTTATGTCGAATATAACGGCCTCCTCGCCAAACGCGGCCTGGAAACCGAATCCGCCCAAGCCTTCCACACGGCCCTCCAGCGCCGCACCGACTGGCGCGCCCTCCGCCTCAGCGGCATTACGCCCGGCTCTCCTTTGCTCGGCCTGCGCACCCACCGCGCCACCCGCCTTGACCGCTCACCCGTCTACCAAGCCGACCTCGAAGCCATCCGCGCCGCCAATGGCGACTATCTCTCCCTGCTCAGCGCCAACACCCGCAGCCAGATTCGCCGCGCCATCAAGGACCATAACGGCCTCCCCACTGTCACCGCCGCCACAGCAGACGAAGCCGCCACATGGCTCGAAGAAATGCGCGCCCTCAATGAAGGCCGCCACGATGACAATGCTTGGGAAGATCCAGCCTTCCGCCGCTTCCTCCAGACCCTCACGCGCAAAGGCATCCCCAGCGGCGAAGTCGAACTCCTCCGCTTCACCGATGAAGGCGGCCCCGTTGGCCTGCTGGTCAACTTCATCCACAGGGGCCAGGCGCTGAACTACCAGTCCGCCTTCGCCACCCCCCGCACGGCCAAGGACAAGCCCGGCTTCCTCTGCCACACCGCCGCCGTCGCGCATTATGCAGAGCGCGGCCTAACCCTCTACTCCCTCCTCGCGGGGAAGGACCGCTACAAGCAAAGCCTCGCCACGCGCGAAGAGGCGCTCGAATGGTGGGTGCTGGAACGCTTCTCGCCCGCGCTGGAAGCCGAAGCGCTGCTCCGCCGCCTGCTTAAGCGCCCAGCTTCCGCATGA
- a CDS encoding serine hydrolase, with protein sequence MPRLSFTTALLAGLGLFLAPLPTADAFGPQPNVVHQTAQSRLLGEFSRFAALSDGTVGIAVRDLRSGETLELNGDTLFPMASTYKVAVAGKILSLADAGTLRFDEKLPRLGTPMPVTTLLDLMLTRSDNEATDALVARAGGPQAVNGWLQSLGIRGQRVDSNTAQLLARAKVGASGAGDEVETSLSSRARDARDLPNIAFAADPRDTSTPRAMNDLLSTIQHGRALKKGSTAMLLGIMARCKTGKARLVAMLPPGTPIAHKTGTLNGLGNDTGIITLPDGRPIAISVFVMKDHRGHAARDRIMAEVARAAYDYFLFAPESHTA encoded by the coding sequence ATGCCACGCCTTTCCTTCACGACCGCCCTTTTGGCGGGCCTCGGCCTGTTTCTCGCACCGCTGCCCACGGCGGATGCCTTCGGTCCCCAGCCCAATGTGGTGCATCAAACGGCCCAATCGCGCCTGCTCGGCGAATTCTCCCGCTTCGCCGCGCTCAGCGACGGCACCGTCGGCATAGCGGTGCGCGACCTGCGCAGTGGCGAGACGCTGGAGCTGAACGGCGACACGCTCTTCCCCATGGCCAGCACGTACAAGGTCGCGGTGGCGGGCAAGATATTGTCGCTCGCCGACGCGGGCACACTGCGTTTCGATGAAAAGCTGCCGCGCCTCGGCACGCCGATGCCGGTCACGACCTTGCTCGACCTGATGCTCACCCGCAGCGACAATGAAGCGACCGACGCGCTCGTCGCCCGCGCTGGCGGGCCGCAGGCGGTCAATGGCTGGCTCCAGTCGCTCGGCATTCGCGGCCAGCGGGTGGACAGCAACACCGCCCAACTGCTCGCCCGCGCAAAGGTGGGAGCGAGCGGGGCAGGGGACGAGGTCGAAACCTCCCTGTCATCGCGCGCGCGGGATGCGCGGGACCTACCCAACATCGCCTTTGCCGCCGATCCTCGCGACACCTCCACGCCGCGCGCGATGAACGACCTCCTCTCGACCATCCAGCACGGCAGGGCGTTGAAGAAGGGCAGCACGGCCATGCTGCTCGGCATCATGGCGCGGTGCAAGACGGGCAAGGCGCGCCTCGTCGCCATGCTCCCGCCCGGCACGCCGATCGCGCACAAGACAGGCACGCTCAATGGCCTCGGCAATGACACCGGCATCATCACCCTGCCGGATGGCCGCCCGATCGCCATTTCCGTCTTCGTCATGAAGGATCATCGCGGCCACGCCGCGCGCGACCGCATCATGGCCGAAGTGGCGCGAGCGGCCTACGACTATTTCCTTTTCGCCCCTGAATCGCACACGGCCTGA
- the rpoZ gene encoding DNA-directed RNA polymerase subunit omega yields MARVTVEDCVDKVTNRFDLVLLAAQRAREISGGAELTLDRDRDKNPVVALREIAEETVLPAELHDSLVGSLQKVQIDDDDTPDEIGSIAQSAEALRLTAAAPPRNQNVGGDYDG; encoded by the coding sequence TTGGCCCGCGTTACCGTCGAAGATTGCGTCGACAAGGTTACCAACCGTTTTGACCTCGTCCTGCTTGCGGCGCAGCGCGCCCGTGAGATTTCCGGTGGCGCTGAACTGACGTTGGACCGCGACCGCGATAAAAACCCGGTCGTCGCCCTGCGCGAGATCGCTGAAGAAACCGTTCTCCCGGCCGAATTGCATGATTCGCTCGTTGGGTCGCTGCAAAAGGTGCAGATCGACGACGACGACACGCCGGACGAAATCGGATCGATCGCCCAGTCGGCAGAGGCCCTGCGCCTCACCGCTGCAGCCCCGCCGCGCAACCAGAATGTCGGCGGCGACTACGACGGCTGA